From the Lampris incognitus isolate fLamInc1 chromosome 6, fLamInc1.hap2, whole genome shotgun sequence genome, one window contains:
- the LOC130114745 gene encoding leucine-rich repeat-containing protein 10B, whose amino-acid sequence MGNSSRKGEEEEEELEEDEEKGKIAENKKRTEEEEVEEELPQGVEELLASGDPVLDLSYRKFRRLPSRVCGLMHLEKLYVCGNSLRTLPDSISQLQGLRILALDFNKMEDVPPAVCQLSNLTRLYLGSNRLVSLPPELRNLQSLRCLWVESNYFQRFPRELYDLPHLRSLQIGDNRLKTLPPDLVRMEALRGLWLYGNRFEVFPRVLLSMENLEILDLDRNKITEFPSLKRLPALRLFSYDHNPVDGPPKVGEEVLLVGEGAAEFMQARDDRKERHRKAAEKEAEESALAGEEPVIHGILKNSNSSPGRMTHEAMISVGHMAAADDGLQVKDEEGDLERAIAEYDGAELAYDEEGIEYEREELICEGEGLEYEGEELEYDRAQMDYEYEEGEKLEDAVQRDVEQ is encoded by the coding sequence ATGGGCAACTCATCCAGgaagggtgaggaggaggaggaagagctagaggaggatgaggagaaagGGAAAATTGCCGAAAACAAGAAGAGAACGGAGGAAGAGGAGGTCGAGGAGGAGTTGCCCCAGGGAGTAGAAGAGTTGCTGGCGAGTGGAGATCCCGTATTGGATTTGAGCTACCGTAAATTCCGGCGCTTACCCTCTCGTGTCTGCGGGCTGATGCACCTGGAGAAGCTCTACGTCTGCGGCAACAGTCTGCGTACTTTGCCGGATAGCATTTCCCAGCTGCAAGGCCTGCGGATACTCGCTCTGGATTTTAACAAGATGGAGGATGTTCCTCCGGCGGTATGCCAGCTCAGTAACCTTACTCGTCTCTACCTGGGCAGCAACCGGCTGGTGAGTCTCCCACCTGAGTTGCGAAATCTGCAGAGTTTACGCTGCCTGTGGGTGGAGAGCAACTACTTCCAGCGCTTCCCCCGGGAGCTGTACGACCTGCCCCATCTCCGCTCCCTTCAAATCGGGGACAATCGTCTCAAAACGCTCCCTCCTGATCTGGTGCGTATGGAGGCCTTGAGGGGATTGTGGCTGTATGGGAATCGCTTTGAGGTCTTCCCCCGAGTTCTGCTGAGCATGGAGAACCTGGAGATACTCGACTTGGACCGCAACAAGATCACCGAGTTCCCCAGTCTGAAGCGGCTCCCTGCCCTGCGACTGTTCTCTTATGACCACAACCCTGTTGATGGCCCTCCCAAGGTGGGCGAGGAGGTGCTCTTGGTGGGGGAAGGGGCAGCGGAGTTCATGCAGGCTCGAGACGACAGGAAGGAGAGACACCGAAAGGCTGCAGAGAAAGAGGCCGAAGAGTCAGCCCTGGCTGGGGAGGAGCCGGTCATTCACGGCATTTTAAAGAACAGCAACTCCAGCCCTGGCCGAATGACACACGAGGCCATGATTTCTGTCGGACACATGGCCGCTGCGGATGATGGACTCCAAGTGAAAGACGAGGAGGGGGATCTCGAGAGAGCCATCGCAGAGTATGATGGCGCTGAACTGGCGTATGATGAGGAGGGAATCGAGTACGAGAGGGAGGAACTCATATGTGAGGGAGAAGGTTTGGAGTATGAGGGAGAGGAACTGGAGTACGACAGGGCACAGATGGACTATGAGTATGAGGAAGGGGAGAAACTGGAGGACGCAGTCCAACGAGATGTTGAGCAGTGA